In one window of Syngnathus typhle isolate RoL2023-S1 ecotype Sweden linkage group LG7, RoL_Styp_1.0, whole genome shotgun sequence DNA:
- the fbln1 gene encoding fibulin-1 isoform X1, with amino-acid sequence MGLWIAVLTSLLGVVLGQGVPQISIEDCCKDGQNRANDNQACSTLPLISESPTCRTVQEQCCVAVLEDNMCTTGITVAKDQGACDSLFSNTCETKTTKMCCDCCLLGKTGQEQGLPCDHSLSLGYQCGLVYRACCVDAVPNNQTVPTVQTELPNKDGTTDTGNKPVLNDPCNGKCAQNCESNDTCGCFKGYKLKPDGKTCEDINECLLGASNCRVGERCINTEGSFRCQREVSCGTGYELTDNNNCKDINECEAGIHNCGPEFECQNTQGSFRCLPKVKCGAGFIQDALGNCIDINECVSQTAPCQRGQVCINTSGSYICQRNSVNCGRGYHLNDDGTRCIDIDECKGPETVCSGHGCINTMGSYHCQCDSGYNFNSISRLCEDLNECRHYPGRLCAHKCDNTPGSYKCSCTTGFKLSRDGRNCDDLNECESNPCSQECANVYGSYQCYCRRGYQLSDTDGVTCEDIDECALPTGGHICSYRCHNTPGSFHCSCPVSGYTLAANGRSCQDIDECVAGTHTCVENQTCFNVQGGFRCLSFECPNNYRRVGDTSSRLERSDPVRCVKSCQPNNVACILDDTHSVSYTFISLPTFREFTRPEEIVFLRTTVPAYGSYRLGSYDVKFTILEGNLDDTFDVIKRVENGVYVGVVRQVKSLVGPLTTRLKLSMRNLTAQGDSGQNIINVYVFVSEFWF; translated from the exons GACCGTGCAGGAGCAGTGCTGCGTCGCAGTGCTTGAAGACAACATGTGCACCACCGGCATTACTGTAGCCAAAGACCAAGGAGCATGCGATTCCTTGTTCTCCAACACCTGTGAGACCAAGACCACCAAG ATGTGTTGCGACTGCTGCCTCCTGGGCAAGACGGGCCAGGAACAGGGACTCCCATGTGACCACAGCCTGTCTTTAGGCTACCAGTGTGGCCTGGTGTATCGTGCCTGCTGCGTGGACGCGGTGCCTAACAATCAGACGGTGCCCACGGTGCAGACTGAAT TGCCGAACAAAGACGGAACCACGGACACTGGAAACAAGCCGGTCTTGAATGATCCGTGCAATG gtaaatGCGCTCAGAATTGTGAGAGTAATGATACCTGTGGCTGCTTCAAAGGCTACAAACTGAAGCCAGATGGAAAGACCTGTGAGG ACATTAACGAGTGTTTGCTGGGCGCCAGCAACTGCCGAGTGGGCGAGCGCTGCATCAACACCGAGGGTTCCTTCCGCTGCCAGAGAGAAGTCAGCTGCGGAACCGGCTACGAACTGACCGATAACAACAACTGCAAAG ATATCAACGAATGCGAGGCAGGCATCCATAACTGCGGCCCGGAGTTTGAATGCCAAAACACCCAGGGTTCATTCCGTTGTCTTCCCAAGGTCAAATGTGGTGCTGGTTTTATTCAGGATGCACTGGGAAACTGCATTG ATATCAATGAATGTGTCAGCCAGACGGCCCCATGCCAAAGGGGTCAGGTTTGCATCAACACATCGGGCTCGTACATCTGCCAGAGGAACTCCGTCAACTGCGGGAGGGGCTACCACCTCAACGATGACGGCACACGTTGCATCG ACATTGACGAGTGCAAAGGCCCCGAAACGGTGTGCTCGGGTCACGGCTGCATCAACACAATGGGCTCCTACCACTGCCAGTGCGACAGCGGCTACAACTTCAACAGCATAAGTCGCCTCTGTGAAG ATCTTAACGAATGCAGGCACTACCCCGGACGCCTCTGCGCACACAAGTGTGACAACACACCGGGCTCCTACAAATGCAGCTGCACCACTGGCTTCAAGCTGTCCAGGGATGGCAGGAACTGCGATG ATTTAAACGAGTGCGAGAGTAACCCGTGCAGTCAAGAATGCGCCAACGTGTACGGCTCATACCAGTGTTACTGTCGCCGTGGTTACCAGCTCAGTGACACCGACGGGGTGACGTGTGAAG ACATCGACGAATGCGCCCTGCCCACCGGAGGCCACATCTGCTCGTACCGCTGCCACAACACCCCCGGAAGCTTCCACTGCTCCTGCCCCGTTAGCGGCTACACCCTAGCAGCCAACGGGCGCAGCTGCCAAG ATATTGATGAATGCGTGGCAGGGACACACACATGCGTAGAGAACCAAACTTGCTTCAACGTGCAGGGCGGATTCCGTTGCCTGTCTTTTGAATGTCCAAACAACTACCGCCGGGTCGGGGATAC ATCGTCACGACTGGAACGCTCTGACCCGGTACGGTGCGTCAAGTCCTGCCAGCCTAACAACGTGGCCTGCATCCTGGATGACACGCACTCCGTGTCCTACACCTTCATCTCTCTACCCACCTTCCGAGAGTTTACCAGGCCCGAGG AGATCGTTTTCCTAAGAACCACCGTGCCGGCTTACGGCTCCTACCGCCTGGGCAGCTACGATGTCAAGTTCACCATCCTGGAGGGCAACCTGGACGACACATTTGACGTTATCAAGCGGGTGGAGAATGGAGTTTATGTGG GAGTCGTCCGGCAGGTCAAGTCGCTGGTCGGCCCGTTGACGACAAGACTCAAACTGTCTATGCGGAACCTGACAGCCCAGGGGGACTCGGGTCAGAACATCATCAACGTTTACGTCTTTGTGTCGGAGTTCTGGTTCTGA
- the fbln1 gene encoding fibulin-1 isoform X2: MGLWIAVLTSLLGVVLGQGVPQISIEDCCKDGQNRANDNQACSTLPLISESPTCRTVQEQCCVAVLEDNMCTTGITVAKDQGACDSLFSNTCETKTTKMCCDCCLLGKTGQEQGLPCDHSLSLGYQCGLVYRACCVDAVPNNQTVPTVQTELPNKDGTTDTGNKPVLNDPCNGKCAQNCESNDTCGCFKGYKLKPDGKTCEDINECLLGASNCRVGERCINTEGSFRCQREVSCGTGYELTDNNNCKDINECEAGIHNCGPEFECQNTQGSFRCLPKVKCGAGFIQDALGNCIDINECVSQTAPCQRGQVCINTSGSYICQRNSVNCGRGYHLNDDGTRCIDIDECKGPETVCSGHGCINTMGSYHCQCDSGYNFNSISRLCEDLNECRHYPGRLCAHKCDNTPGSYKCSCTTGFKLSRDGRNCDDLNECESNPCSQECANVYGSYQCYCRRGYQLSDTDGVTCEDIDECALPTGGHICSYRCHNTPGSFHCSCPVSGYTLAANGRSCQDIDECVAGTHTCVENQTCFNVQGGFRCLSFECPNNYRRVGDTRCERLLCNESVECLAMPLRITYYHLTFPTNIPVFTNIFRMGPSHTVPGDDIRIAVTSGNEGGFFKAEQVAGGGILSVARLFNGPQDFELSVELGLRRYGTLSTYLAKVLVFVTENEPRVVYNPDLE, from the exons GACCGTGCAGGAGCAGTGCTGCGTCGCAGTGCTTGAAGACAACATGTGCACCACCGGCATTACTGTAGCCAAAGACCAAGGAGCATGCGATTCCTTGTTCTCCAACACCTGTGAGACCAAGACCACCAAG ATGTGTTGCGACTGCTGCCTCCTGGGCAAGACGGGCCAGGAACAGGGACTCCCATGTGACCACAGCCTGTCTTTAGGCTACCAGTGTGGCCTGGTGTATCGTGCCTGCTGCGTGGACGCGGTGCCTAACAATCAGACGGTGCCCACGGTGCAGACTGAAT TGCCGAACAAAGACGGAACCACGGACACTGGAAACAAGCCGGTCTTGAATGATCCGTGCAATG gtaaatGCGCTCAGAATTGTGAGAGTAATGATACCTGTGGCTGCTTCAAAGGCTACAAACTGAAGCCAGATGGAAAGACCTGTGAGG ACATTAACGAGTGTTTGCTGGGCGCCAGCAACTGCCGAGTGGGCGAGCGCTGCATCAACACCGAGGGTTCCTTCCGCTGCCAGAGAGAAGTCAGCTGCGGAACCGGCTACGAACTGACCGATAACAACAACTGCAAAG ATATCAACGAATGCGAGGCAGGCATCCATAACTGCGGCCCGGAGTTTGAATGCCAAAACACCCAGGGTTCATTCCGTTGTCTTCCCAAGGTCAAATGTGGTGCTGGTTTTATTCAGGATGCACTGGGAAACTGCATTG ATATCAATGAATGTGTCAGCCAGACGGCCCCATGCCAAAGGGGTCAGGTTTGCATCAACACATCGGGCTCGTACATCTGCCAGAGGAACTCCGTCAACTGCGGGAGGGGCTACCACCTCAACGATGACGGCACACGTTGCATCG ACATTGACGAGTGCAAAGGCCCCGAAACGGTGTGCTCGGGTCACGGCTGCATCAACACAATGGGCTCCTACCACTGCCAGTGCGACAGCGGCTACAACTTCAACAGCATAAGTCGCCTCTGTGAAG ATCTTAACGAATGCAGGCACTACCCCGGACGCCTCTGCGCACACAAGTGTGACAACACACCGGGCTCCTACAAATGCAGCTGCACCACTGGCTTCAAGCTGTCCAGGGATGGCAGGAACTGCGATG ATTTAAACGAGTGCGAGAGTAACCCGTGCAGTCAAGAATGCGCCAACGTGTACGGCTCATACCAGTGTTACTGTCGCCGTGGTTACCAGCTCAGTGACACCGACGGGGTGACGTGTGAAG ACATCGACGAATGCGCCCTGCCCACCGGAGGCCACATCTGCTCGTACCGCTGCCACAACACCCCCGGAAGCTTCCACTGCTCCTGCCCCGTTAGCGGCTACACCCTAGCAGCCAACGGGCGCAGCTGCCAAG ATATTGATGAATGCGTGGCAGGGACACACACATGCGTAGAGAACCAAACTTGCTTCAACGTGCAGGGCGGATTCCGTTGCCTGTCTTTTGAATGTCCAAACAACTACCGCCGGGTCGGGGATAC TCGATGTGAACGCTTGCTTTGCAATGAGTCTGTCGAGTGCCTGGCCATGCCGCTGAGAATAACCTACTACCATCTCACCTTCCCTACCAACATCCCCGTCTTCACCAACATCTTCCGCATGGGCCCCTCCCACACGGTGCCGGGCGACGACATCCGCATCGCCGTCACCTCGGGCAACGAGGGCGGTTTCTTCAAGGCCGAGCAAGTCGCCGGCGGCGGCATCTTGTCCGTGGCGAGGCTTTTCAACGGCCCGCAGGACTTTGAGCTCTCCGTGGAGCTGGGCCTGCGTCGCTACGGCACGCTCAGCACGTACTTGGCCAAAGTGTTGGTTTTCGTCACTGAGAACGAGCCCCGCGTCGTTTACAATCCGGACCTCGAATAA